The proteins below come from a single Pseudanabaena sp. BC1403 genomic window:
- a CDS encoding tetratricopeptide repeat protein, translating to MDSTLAIAYLGALVVLLAGVSWLVIRQILKARSLENVISDLQPKLQKEKGTPEDYYQLGSVYLRKKLYAQAITLFNKALKEGGENIAEVYNALGFSYFSQEQYDLAIKNYKEAIALQDGYVTAINNLGHAYEKKKLLPQAIEMYEKVQKLDEKNETAKRRLISLRKQVVPTA from the coding sequence ATGGATAGTACATTAGCGATCGCATACCTTGGGGCATTAGTTGTGCTGCTAGCTGGGGTTAGCTGGTTAGTTATCCGCCAGATTTTGAAAGCACGTAGTTTAGAAAATGTAATTTCTGACCTACAGCCTAAGCTCCAAAAGGAAAAAGGCACACCTGAGGACTATTACCAACTTGGTAGTGTGTATTTGCGAAAAAAGCTCTACGCTCAAGCAATTACCCTGTTTAATAAGGCGCTGAAAGAAGGAGGAGAAAATATTGCCGAAGTTTATAATGCCTTAGGATTTTCCTATTTCTCCCAAGAGCAGTATGATTTGGCGATCAAAAATTATAAGGAGGCGATCGCCTTACAAGATGGCTATGTGACTGCCATTAATAATCTTGGTCATGCCTATGAGAAGAAAAAACTGCTACCTCAAGCGATCGAGATGTATGAGAAAGTGCAAAAGCTGGATGAAAAAAATGAAACCGCCAAGCGTCGCTTAATATCTTTAAGAAAACAAGTAGTACCAACTGCATAA
- a CDS encoding class I SAM-dependent RNA methyltransferase gives MNQYFATVARGLEALAAQELEQLGAHSVEAGFCGVSFEGDRTLLYRVNLWARLPFRILMHLDQFDCLDADDLYKGIKAIDWSEFLTPEMTLAVNATGKNDYLNHTHFTALQVKNAIVDQQKEKFGERSDVDVQEADVRIGVHIDDNGCTVSLDSSGNSLHRRGYRPAVGAAPLKESLAAALIQISGWQPDQMFYDPLCGSGTLPLEASLKALNIAPGMFRDSFGFETWLDFDQELLARLIQEADDNRLDALPAPIWGSDRNPEVVDQAVINAKNCGLANHVYFSALDLAEVVAPADSGVVFCNPPYGERLGRDSDLGAFYKQLGNVLKQQFKGWTAFVLSGNKQLSQTIGLKCAERTAVLNGALPCQLMKYELY, from the coding sequence ATGAATCAATATTTTGCAACTGTGGCGAGAGGCTTAGAAGCACTGGCTGCACAAGAATTAGAACAGCTCGGCGCACATTCCGTTGAAGCAGGATTTTGTGGTGTTAGCTTTGAAGGCGATCGCACTTTGCTCTATCGGGTAAATCTATGGGCGCGGCTACCATTTCGGATCTTGATGCACCTCGATCAGTTTGATTGCCTCGATGCTGATGATCTTTATAAAGGGATCAAAGCGATCGACTGGTCAGAATTTCTCACGCCTGAAATGACCTTAGCTGTTAATGCCACTGGCAAAAACGATTATCTCAATCACACGCATTTCACCGCCTTACAAGTTAAAAATGCGATCGTCGATCAGCAGAAAGAGAAATTCGGTGAGCGATCGGATGTCGATGTACAGGAAGCAGATGTGCGGATCGGTGTCCATATTGATGACAATGGCTGTACCGTCAGCCTCGATAGCTCTGGCAATAGTTTGCACCGTCGCGGCTATCGCCCTGCCGTAGGCGCAGCACCACTAAAAGAATCTCTTGCCGCCGCCTTAATCCAGATATCAGGTTGGCAACCAGACCAGATGTTTTACGATCCACTTTGCGGTTCTGGAACTTTACCCCTAGAAGCGAGTTTAAAAGCTCTAAATATAGCCCCTGGTATGTTTCGCGATAGTTTTGGCTTTGAGACTTGGCTAGATTTCGACCAAGAACTTTTAGCTCGACTAATTCAAGAAGCGGATGATAATCGTTTAGATGCTTTGCCTGCACCAATCTGGGGTAGCGATCGCAATCCTGAAGTGGTGGATCAAGCAGTTATTAATGCCAAAAACTGCGGCTTAGCCAATCATGTCTATTTCTCAGCGTTAGATTTAGCAGAAGTAGTTGCACCTGCTGATAGTGGAGTTGTTTTTTGCAATCCTCCTTATGGCGAAAGATTAGGAAGAGATAGCGATTTGGGAGCTTTTTATAAGCAATTAGGGAATGTTCTTAAACAGCAATTTAAGGGATGGACTGCTTTTGTCTTGAGTGGTAATAAGCAGCTATCGCAAACAATTGGATTAAAGTGTGCAGAGCGAACAGCCGTATTAAATGGTGCATTGCCCTGTCAGTTAATGAAGTACGAACTCTATTAG
- a CDS encoding type II toxin-antitoxin system HigA family antitoxin, with the protein MFKDGLLLANIQAQVISTEEENDRALGIVESLLAEKNLSLEKEQILRLLVSLIEKFEDEHYQLAASTPHSILLHLMEERGPRQTDLVGLIGSRGVVSEVINGKRTISKSQAKSLGEFFHVDPSLFIDF; encoded by the coding sequence ATGTTTAAAGATGGATTGCTATTAGCAAACATTCAGGCACAAGTTATTTCTACTGAAGAAGAAAACGATCGCGCTTTAGGTATTGTTGAAAGTCTGCTAGCTGAGAAGAATCTGTCTCTAGAAAAAGAACAGATTCTTCGACTTTTAGTTTCGCTGATCGAGAAATTTGAAGATGAACATTATCAGTTAGCCGCTTCAACTCCTCATTCCATCTTGTTGCATCTAATGGAAGAGAGAGGACCAAGACAAACTGACCTCGTAGGTTTAATTGGCTCTCGTGGAGTAGTTTCTGAAGTTATCAATGGCAAAAGAACTATTAGCAAAAGTCAAGCTAAATCACTTGGCGAGTTTTTCCATGTTGATCCAAGTTTGTTTATTGATTTTTAG
- a CDS encoding D-alanine--D-alanine ligase family protein — MTGISIDLAAKSPLYVGLLFGGQSGEHDVSITSAKAIASALSQNPRYHVQPFYIQRDGTWRSPDVSKKVLDAGKGLQDSELLTNAAFFLPTEVQQVDLWFPVLHGPNGEDGTVQGLLQLMHKPYVGNGVLASSVGMDKIAMKAIFANAGLPQVKYVALNRWQWQQDEPAWSEHIEATLGYPCFVKPSNLGSSVGISKVRDRTQLKEAIASATSYDPRIIIEQGVVAREIECAVLGNEQPQASAIGEITFTSDFYDYETKYTAGMADLIIPSKLPDNVTQAVQSMAVKAFQTVAGSGLARVDFFYVEATGTVLINEINTFPGFTSLSMYPKLWEYSGIPFTELCDRLVELALEKHV, encoded by the coding sequence ATGACTGGTATATCGATAGATTTGGCGGCAAAGTCTCCTCTTTATGTCGGCTTGTTATTTGGTGGACAGTCAGGCGAACATGATGTGTCAATTACATCGGCAAAAGCGATCGCCTCAGCCCTCAGCCAAAATCCTCGTTATCATGTTCAGCCTTTTTATATTCAACGTGATGGCACTTGGCGCAGTCCTGATGTGTCAAAAAAAGTTTTGGATGCTGGTAAAGGTTTACAGGATTCAGAATTATTAACTAATGCCGCTTTTTTCTTGCCAACAGAAGTTCAGCAAGTTGATCTTTGGTTTCCTGTCCTCCATGGGCCAAATGGTGAAGATGGGACAGTGCAGGGTCTATTGCAATTGATGCATAAGCCCTATGTTGGCAACGGGGTGCTTGCCTCTTCGGTGGGAATGGATAAGATTGCGATGAAGGCGATTTTTGCTAATGCTGGCTTACCTCAGGTCAAGTATGTAGCTCTAAATCGTTGGCAATGGCAACAGGATGAGCCAGCATGGAGTGAGCATATCGAAGCAACCCTCGGCTATCCCTGTTTTGTGAAGCCTTCTAACCTTGGCTCCTCAGTTGGTATTTCCAAAGTACGCGATCGCACTCAGTTAAAAGAAGCGATCGCTAGTGCTACTAGCTACGATCCGCGCATTATCATCGAGCAAGGCGTTGTTGCCCGTGAAATCGAATGTGCGGTTCTCGGCAATGAACAACCCCAAGCTTCTGCGATCGGTGAAATTACTTTCACTAGCGATTTCTACGATTATGAAACCAAATACACTGCTGGTATGGCAGATCTGATTATTCCTAGTAAGTTGCCCGACAACGTGACTCAAGCAGTGCAGTCAATGGCAGTGAAAGCATTCCAAACTGTGGCAGGTTCAGGTTTAGCCAGAGTTGACTTTTTCTATGTGGAAGCAACGGGAACGGTTTTAATCAATGAAATTAATACTTTCCCAGGATTTACTTCGCTAAGCATGTATCCCAAATTATGGGAATACTCTGGTATTCCTTTTACAGAACTATGCGATCGGCTTGTTGAATTAGCACTTGAAAAACATGTTTAA
- a CDS encoding ABC transporter substrate-binding protein encodes MLHTFQKQLNRILLIAVSTALLAACNSAPPSTTSTTSGDKTTAPTTASSPQTGSTDKKEKQKIRVQLPFLKQSLDAPLIWAIEKGYFAEEGLDVSYERGFGNADTISKLGTGKYDMAFSDVYNAMEFNDKNPNDKILAVAFYQNKAPFSIVTFKANGIKTPADLVGKKLGAPAGDGPRKLFPLFAKEIKIAPDSVTWDTMEPKLRETFLLQGKVDAVSGFYTSVIPSLIKGGKTMDDIQIFFYDEFGLDFYGNGILVKQDFMTKNPDAIKAFLKAYFRGMQEVVKDPTAALDLVVSTDQSKLMDRDAEKLRLKLAIERMYVTPEVEAAGFGGADMKRLEKSINQTTEGFKLKPVTVADVFTDKFLPAKEQRMVPPTSDRKPLQ; translated from the coding sequence ATGCTTCATACTTTCCAGAAACAGTTAAATAGAATTCTCCTTATTGCCGTCTCAACAGCATTGCTAGCTGCTTGTAATTCTGCGCCTCCAAGTACTACAAGCACTACTTCTGGAGACAAGACTACTGCTCCTACTACTGCATCATCGCCCCAAACTGGTAGTACGGACAAAAAGGAAAAACAAAAGATTCGTGTACAACTACCTTTTTTGAAACAAAGTCTTGATGCGCCATTGATTTGGGCGATCGAAAAGGGTTACTTTGCTGAAGAAGGATTGGATGTCAGTTATGAGCGCGGTTTCGGTAATGCTGACACAATCAGTAAGCTGGGTACTGGCAAGTATGACATGGCATTTAGCGATGTCTATAATGCGATGGAATTCAATGACAAGAATCCTAATGACAAGATTCTTGCCGTAGCTTTTTACCAAAATAAAGCACCTTTCTCCATTGTTACTTTTAAAGCAAATGGAATTAAGACCCCCGCCGATTTGGTTGGCAAAAAACTCGGTGCACCAGCAGGTGATGGACCTCGGAAACTTTTCCCACTTTTTGCGAAAGAGATAAAGATTGCGCCTGATTCGGTGACTTGGGACACGATGGAACCTAAGCTGCGTGAGACGTTTTTATTGCAAGGAAAAGTTGATGCTGTCAGTGGTTTCTACACTTCGGTCATTCCATCTTTGATCAAAGGTGGTAAGACTATGGATGATATCCAAATCTTCTTCTATGACGAGTTTGGTTTAGATTTCTATGGAAATGGAATTTTGGTTAAGCAAGATTTTATGACCAAGAATCCTGATGCGATTAAAGCATTCCTTAAAGCATATTTCCGTGGGATGCAGGAGGTTGTGAAAGACCCTACTGCTGCACTTGACCTAGTTGTTTCCACCGATCAAAGTAAGTTAATGGATCGCGATGCTGAAAAGCTGCGCCTGAAATTGGCGATCGAACGGATGTATGTGACTCCAGAAGTCGAGGCAGCTGGCTTCGGTGGTGCGGACATGAAACGTCTAGAAAAGAGTATTAATCAGACAACTGAAGGCTTCAAATTGAAGCCAGTAACTGTCGCTGATGTCTTCACAGATAAGTTTTTGCCTGCTAAAGAACAACGCATGGTTCCTCCAACTAGCGATCGCAAGCCTTTGCAGTAA
- a CDS encoding ABC transporter ATP-binding protein: MVQPVTSSSTETSVSPKPLLEFDRIGLEYPFEESVRTIIQEISLTVEPGEFVTFVGPSGCGKTSILRMVSGLSPTKIGELRCHGQAVKKPLKNVGIAFQNPVLLPWRRTIDNVLLPLEIVSPYKRDFKVNRAKYLEMAQKLLKAVGLKDFQQQFPWQLSGGMRQRASLCRALIHQPEILLLDEPFGALDAFTREEMWVMLQTLWMEAKCVGMLITHDLREAVFLSDTVYVMSPRPSEIAFKLKIDLPRPRTLEMCLSDEFAHLAAELRRHIHKS, from the coding sequence ATGGTTCAGCCTGTAACGTCTTCATCTACTGAAACCTCCGTTTCTCCTAAACCTTTACTAGAATTTGATCGCATCGGATTAGAATACCCGTTTGAAGAATCAGTGCGGACGATTATTCAGGAAATCTCCCTCACAGTAGAACCTGGAGAGTTTGTTACATTTGTTGGTCCTAGTGGATGCGGGAAAACCTCAATTTTGAGAATGGTCTCAGGATTAAGCCCTACCAAAATTGGAGAGCTGCGCTGTCATGGACAAGCCGTAAAAAAACCGCTCAAGAATGTCGGCATCGCCTTCCAAAATCCTGTATTGCTGCCTTGGCGACGCACTATTGATAATGTTTTACTACCACTAGAAATAGTATCCCCCTACAAGCGAGACTTTAAAGTTAATCGTGCCAAATATCTAGAGATGGCACAAAAGCTATTGAAAGCAGTAGGATTAAAAGATTTTCAGCAGCAGTTCCCTTGGCAGTTATCAGGTGGGATGCGTCAGAGAGCTTCACTTTGCCGTGCGCTAATTCACCAACCAGAGATTTTGCTGTTAGACGAGCCTTTTGGCGCACTTGATGCCTTTACCCGTGAAGAAATGTGGGTGATGCTCCAAACCCTATGGATGGAGGCAAAATGCGTAGGAATGCTAATCACCCATGATTTACGCGAGGCTGTATTTCTGTCGGACACAGTATATGTAATGAGTCCTAGACCTAGCGAGATTGCTTTCAAACTGAAGATCGATCTACCTCGTCCGAGAACCTTAGAAATGTGTCTCAGCGATGAATTTGCTCATCTTGCCGCCGAGTTACGTCGTCATATCCATAAGAGTTAG
- a CDS encoding ABC transporter permease has protein sequence MQGAVDHSRRVNKKFDFEAFLNTKTATIILPTIATVVLFIVWELAVIIFKIQPFNLPAPTKILEATIKFAPQLAENSWRTIWTTFAGFVLASVVGIVLGFLIGYSKLIYLTFYPLLVAFNTIPKSALVPLLAVWFGANAIPAIVTAFALAFFPIAVNVALGLETIEPEMKDVMRALGASDFEIFQKVGWPHTLPYVFASLKIAVSFSFIGAVIAESIASNAGLGYLIVQAASDFNVPLAFSALITLAILGVMLYTLFVAIEKKVIYWAR, from the coding sequence ATGCAGGGAGCTGTTGACCATTCAAGGCGGGTAAATAAAAAGTTTGATTTTGAAGCTTTTCTAAATACAAAAACCGCGACGATTATCTTGCCTACGATCGCTACAGTTGTATTATTTATTGTCTGGGAATTGGCAGTAATCATCTTTAAAATTCAACCTTTTAACTTACCTGCCCCTACAAAAATCCTCGAAGCGACCATCAAATTTGCACCACAACTTGCAGAAAACTCTTGGAGAACCATCTGGACAACCTTTGCAGGTTTTGTGCTAGCCAGCGTAGTTGGCATCGTGTTGGGATTCCTGATTGGTTATTCCAAACTTATTTATTTAACTTTCTATCCATTACTAGTTGCATTTAATACTATTCCTAAGTCAGCATTAGTACCACTACTGGCTGTATGGTTTGGTGCAAATGCTATTCCTGCGATCGTAACCGCCTTTGCACTTGCCTTCTTCCCGATCGCTGTTAACGTAGCGTTAGGATTAGAAACCATCGAACCTGAAATGAAAGATGTCATGCGAGCTTTGGGTGCTTCAGATTTTGAGATATTCCAGAAGGTTGGCTGGCCGCATACTTTGCCCTATGTGTTTGCCTCTCTCAAGATCGCCGTTTCTTTTTCCTTCATTGGAGCCGTCATCGCTGAGTCGATCGCGTCTAATGCGGGTTTAGGTTATCTAATCGTTCAGGCTGCCTCAGACTTTAATGTGCCTCTTGCTTTTTCAGCACTGATTACTCTAGCCATCTTAGGTGTAATGCTCTACACCTTATTTGTTGCCATTGAGAAAAAAGTGATTTACTGGGCTAGATAA
- a CDS encoding DUF4157 domain-containing protein, whose translation MNRTYDYSKKHSQLPSSVNPTTLNLQTRAFAPPQTDLDEDAPVRSGVGHSENFLEKIINQRSSESSDTPIQENPHNRLKAIAAKRMAIQAKLNIGQPNDKYEQEADDTASKVVKQINSTSNDHSVQKKELMEEEDELQMKPISSIQREQLIEDNDKELQMKSLLQRSENPFEGEAPTDLESSIQRARGSGQSLDSGLQEKMGQAMGADFSDVKVHTDSQSDQLNRSIQAKAFTTGQDVFFRQGAYEPSSRLGQELIAHELTHVVQQNDGAVQRSPLKDVLQRDDEVSPTVGGFGGGAIEGGGNFLEFLDDAASAIKTVIDPSSGTVEKGIAGSKALGSLTGTVVAGLKANEIETMTSCLEAMSEGLKIFDAGKEIWESVRKVDFWNDTTMQTFENVALVISKLGDFIVSSTKIANAFVSAMEWSTGRLASFVKWLPLSELIMKCVKFMTAVKKWIFSLTSYKQLKLIQGNMADPAKQKQVSYLVDEQWSRLKNGAVPIASNGVDFASETAKYFPSLGINVAIVASLGAASKAVPLGHKVLTTGYDYVRQGWRSVIKNYASTNIAGYLAATDKADLQAFRDGLTNFVLNERNQPNGMVILESLGLGARVQTMGDQKAKIAIEEAVKDIK comes from the coding sequence ATGAATCGTACGTACGATTACTCAAAAAAGCATTCCCAATTACCATCTTCAGTTAACCCCACAACTCTAAATTTGCAAACTAGAGCGTTTGCGCCACCTCAGACGGATCTGGATGAAGATGCCCCAGTTCGATCTGGAGTTGGGCATTCTGAGAATTTTCTAGAAAAAATAATTAATCAGCGCAGCTCAGAATCGTCTGATACGCCAATCCAAGAAAACCCGCATAATCGCTTGAAGGCGATCGCAGCTAAGCGTATGGCGATCCAAGCCAAGCTGAATATTGGTCAGCCAAATGATAAGTATGAGCAGGAAGCTGACGATACAGCATCTAAAGTCGTTAAACAGATAAATTCGACATCAAATGATCATTCTGTCCAAAAGAAAGAATTGATGGAAGAAGAGGATGAACTGCAAATGAAACCAATCTCTTCCATCCAAAGAGAACAGTTGATAGAAGATAATGATAAAGAATTGCAAATGAAGTCTTTGCTTCAGAGAAGTGAAAATCCTTTTGAGGGAGAAGCACCAACTGATTTAGAGTCATCGATTCAGCGTGCGCGAGGTAGCGGTCAGTCGCTAGATTCTGGACTGCAAGAAAAGATGGGTCAAGCGATGGGCGCAGACTTTAGCGATGTAAAGGTACATACAGATTCGCAGTCAGATCAGTTAAACAGATCGATTCAGGCAAAAGCTTTTACAACTGGGCAAGATGTATTTTTTCGGCAGGGGGCTTATGAGCCAAGTAGTAGACTAGGACAAGAGCTAATAGCCCATGAGTTGACCCATGTAGTGCAACAAAATGATGGGGCGGTTCAGCGATCGCCATTGAAAGATGTCTTACAACGAGATGATGAGGTGTCCCCAACAGTAGGAGGTTTCGGTGGTGGTGCGATTGAAGGAGGTGGCAATTTCTTAGAATTTCTTGATGATGCGGCAAGCGCGATCAAAACAGTAATCGATCCAAGTAGTGGCACTGTGGAAAAGGGGATTGCTGGCAGCAAAGCGCTTGGCAGCTTGACAGGGACAGTCGTAGCAGGACTCAAGGCAAATGAAATCGAAACAATGACAAGTTGCTTGGAAGCTATGTCTGAGGGATTGAAGATATTTGATGCGGGTAAGGAAATCTGGGAATCGGTACGTAAGGTCGATTTTTGGAACGACACAACAATGCAAACTTTTGAAAATGTCGCACTAGTTATTAGTAAGTTGGGAGACTTTATCGTTAGTTCTACTAAAATAGCTAACGCTTTTGTTAGTGCTATGGAATGGAGTACTGGGCGGTTAGCATCTTTTGTAAAGTGGCTTCCTCTAAGCGAATTAATCATGAAGTGCGTCAAGTTTATGACAGCAGTCAAAAAGTGGATATTTTCTCTCACAAGCTATAAACAATTGAAATTAATTCAGGGCAATATGGCAGACCCGGCCAAGCAAAAGCAAGTCAGCTATTTGGTGGATGAGCAATGGAGCAGGCTTAAGAATGGTGCAGTTCCTATCGCCTCAAATGGCGTAGATTTTGCTTCAGAGACTGCGAAGTATTTCCCTAGCTTGGGAATCAATGTGGCAATCGTAGCCAGTTTGGGAGCAGCATCAAAAGCAGTTCCATTAGGACATAAAGTCTTAACCACAGGGTACGATTATGTTCGACAAGGATGGAGAAGTGTTATCAAGAATTATGCAAGCACCAACATAGCAGGATATCTTGCAGCCACAGATAAGGCAGACTTGCAAGCTTTCAGGGATGGTCTAACAAATTTCGTCTTGAACGAAAGGAATCAACCCAATGGGATGGTCATTCTAGAATCTCTCGGATTAGGAGCAAGGGTTCAGACAATGGGAGACCAAAAGGCAAAAATCGCTATTGAGGAAGCAGTAAAAGACATTAAATAG
- a CDS encoding BrnT family toxin, whose translation MDVYFVLNGIKFVWNEEKARINPINHDGVTFQQATEAFFDPFLVVVDASRNDEERDAVIGLDKRWNLLYVVYVERENDLVRIISARKATRKEHEYYEN comes from the coding sequence ATGGATGTGTATTTTGTTCTGAACGGGATTAAATTTGTTTGGAATGAGGAGAAGGCTCGAATTAATCCTATTAATCATGATGGTGTGACATTTCAGCAAGCTACTGAAGCCTTTTTTGATCCATTTTTAGTAGTAGTTGATGCAAGTCGTAATGATGAAGAGAGAGACGCTGTGATTGGTTTAGATAAACGATGGAATCTTCTTTACGTTGTTTATGTTGAACGGGAGAACGATTTAGTTCGGATTATTTCAGCAAGAAAAGCAACTCGCAAGGAGCATGAATATTATGAAAACTGA
- a CDS encoding Txe/YoeB family addiction module toxin, with protein MESLWNQPVKNLEFDADAFEDLAWWIENDRKKALKIIKLIREVQRNPFEGTGQPEALKHDLSGCWSRRIDQEHRLVYEVLDDKIRILACRFHY; from the coding sequence AAACTTGGAATTTGATGCAGATGCTTTTGAGGACTTAGCTTGGTGGATTGAAAATGATCGTAAAAAAGCTTTAAAAATCATCAAACTGATTCGTGAAGTCCAACGTAATCCATTTGAAGGCACAGGACAACCTGAAGCACTAAAACACGATCTATCTGGCTGTTGGTCGCGCCGTATCGATCAAGAACATCGTCTAGTTTATGAAGTTTTAGACGATAAAATCAGAATTCTCGCCTGCCGCTTTCACTATTAA